Part of the Hyalangium ruber genome, TGGGAGTCTCTGGCGGCGATGAGCCCGAAACAGGTGCGGGTGCGCCTCTATGGTGCGTTGAACGACTTCCTCCCGCCCGAGCGACGCGGCGCCGAGTTCGTCCACACGTTCGCCGGCACACCCTCGGTGAAGGACCTGCTCGAGTCGCTGGGCCCGCCGCACCCCGAGGTGGACGTCATCCTCGTGGATGGCGAGGCCGTGGACTTCTCCCACCGGGTCGAGGACGGCACCCGCGTGGCGGCCTACCCGGCCTTCCACACGCTGGACGTGACGCCGGTGACGCGGGTGGGGCTGGAGCTGCCCGCCGAGCCGCGCTTCGCGCTCGACGTGGGGTTGGGGCGACTGTCCGGCTTCCTGCGGATGCTGGGCTTCGACACGCTGTGGCGCAACGACTTCGAGGACGACGTGCTGGCGCGCCTGTCCGGGGACGAGGAGCGGGTGGTGCTGACGCGAGACCTCGGGCTGCTCAAGCGCGCCGAGGTGCGGCACGGCTACTACCCGCGCAACACGGACCCGGCGCACCAGTTGGTGGAGGTGGTGCGCCGCTACCAGCTCACCTCGCGCATGCGCCCGTTCACGCGATGCCTGGCCTGCAACGCCTCGCTGGAGGTGGCGGGACGAGACGAGGTGCTTGACCGGATTCCCGAGGGCGTGGCCGCCACGCACTCGCGCTTCCAGCAGTGCCCCGAGTGCCGCCGCGTCTACTGGCCAGGTACGCACCACCAGCGCATGCAGTCCCTGGTGGACAAGCTGCGAGAGCTGGAGCACGAGGCCTGAACCTTCACCGCGGGCAGGCGCGGCCCAGGAAGCACTTGCCGCGCGCGCCGTAGGACGCGTGGTACTCGCTCGTCGGGCTGTCCTTGCCGGGCGTCGTCACCCAGTTGTTCGGATCCGAGTCGCCGCCGGGCTCCTCCTCCTGGAAGACACGGAAGCTCATATAGAAGGTGGAAGGGTCGAACCCGCCAGGAACCTGCCCCACCGTCTGCTGCGCGAGCGACAGGGAGGCACCCATCCGGGGCAGGTGCCTCATATAGATGCGATGGGTGGACTGGTAGTACTGCGGGTTCTCGCACTTGTTCCCCTTGAGCACCTTGCACTCGTCGACCTCGGTCCCGCTGGCAAGCCCCCAGTCATCCAGCAGGATGCGGAAGCCTCTCGGGCAGGAGCCTCCCTGAGCGCGGCCGACGCCGCACAGGGTCATCTTCAGCGGATTGAGGTGTCGCTCCCGGAAGAACGCGCCCACGCCCGAGTCGAGGAAGCTCTGGGGAAACACCTCCAACACCTCCATGCTGGCCTGAGAGCGGCACCGCATGGCACCCACATCCTCGAAGACCGTGTTG contains:
- a CDS encoding Mut7-C RNAse domain-containing protein gives rise to the protein MSPKQVRVRLYGALNDFLPPERRGAEFVHTFAGTPSVKDLLESLGPPHPEVDVILVDGEAVDFSHRVEDGTRVAAYPAFHTLDVTPVTRVGLELPAEPRFALDVGLGRLSGFLRMLGFDTLWRNDFEDDVLARLSGDEERVVLTRDLGLLKRAEVRHGYYPRNTDPAHQLVEVVRRYQLTSRMRPFTRCLACNASLEVAGRDEVLDRIPEGVAATHSRFQQCPECRRVYWPGTHHQRMQSLVDKLRELEHEA